The Streptomyces nitrosporeus genome includes a window with the following:
- a CDS encoding TetR family transcriptional regulator has protein sequence MNRPRTSSPAPASLTERRKAATQLDIARAAAELFTEKGPDGTTAEEIAARAGVALRTFYRYFRSKQDAVGPLLSAGGDRWRALLAETGPDVDLARALESAAVASLRPAGGMGEEEGLRWTRGLLRAAQDDPALRAVWYRVNQESEEQLLPVVSRLVGPEADPLEVRLVAAAATDAIRVALEVWAVTAPDSADSTSPADLVTRCLRELTRGLGLLER, from the coding sequence ATGAACCGTCCCCGGACCTCCTCCCCCGCCCCGGCGTCGCTGACCGAGCGCCGCAAGGCGGCCACCCAGCTGGACATCGCCCGTGCGGCGGCCGAGCTGTTCACGGAGAAGGGGCCCGACGGCACGACCGCGGAGGAGATCGCGGCCCGCGCGGGAGTCGCGCTGCGCACGTTCTACCGGTACTTCCGCAGCAAGCAGGACGCGGTCGGGCCGCTTCTCTCGGCCGGCGGTGACCGCTGGCGCGCACTGCTCGCGGAGACCGGCCCGGACGTGGACCTCGCCCGGGCCCTGGAATCCGCGGCGGTCGCCTCGCTGAGGCCGGCCGGAGGCATGGGGGAGGAGGAAGGGCTGCGCTGGACCCGCGGCCTGCTGCGGGCAGCCCAGGACGATCCCGCCCTGCGGGCCGTCTGGTACCGGGTGAACCAGGAGTCCGAGGAACAGCTCCTGCCGGTGGTGAGCCGTCTCGTGGGACCGGAGGCCGATCCGCTGGAGGTCCGGCTGGTCGCCGCCGCGGCGACCGACGCGATCCGGGTGGCGCTGGAGGTGTGGGCGGTGACGGCCCCGGACTCGGCCGACTCCACCTCGCCGGCCGACCTCGTGACCCGGTGCCTGCGTGAACTGACGCGTGGGCTGGGCCTGTTGGAGCGCTGA